The following coding sequences are from one Schizosaccharomyces osmophilus chromosome 1, complete sequence window:
- the cnp20 gene encoding CENP-T histone fold, kinetochore scaffold protein: protein MNNSGLETPIRRTSFNHLVGTLSQKRLFTPSRNRTSLPSAQRTVTPHKQRALARKSSLYRRKSNIHANKTPRDILRVLSRALAKQPIPSPAENSNGSSQKKRRRTSSTMPIAPPFRKSLSRRSLERRDSTIYGEEADLTAQSIEVPRRYSARMSDIFTPESRKLSNLQNPFTFSKTVEKEINRVQESALSNSPDQLLDVGDEIPVFRLPMSDYETADAEEETPSTQRASMQMNQYQSPIFTLNSDLFENDASFSRASEKGRQSLHNPPVFDTQPYEDEGGFSEVSHIESPTPRTVSKGSVFQELEEQQTSDAESSRIDEMQGITSPIQQPALEESFKQQVLPDAESSRIDEMQGNTSPIQQPALEESFEQQVLPDAESSRIDEMQGNTSPIQEPPIGDISAANEEVNNHEKNISLFDKDGFKKPKQKYRKASSATLPDSNIRKLANAYSRKSLSSSVIEELSSVSDIFFKQVAEDLSAYADHAHRKTIETDDVCLLLKRQRKIHDKVSLMGLQRSYLSREIKPLTFKKR, encoded by the coding sequence ATGAATAACTCAGGGCTGGAAACACCAATTCGAAGGACCTCCTTTAATCATTTGGTGGGTACTTTGTCCCAAAAAAGGCTTTTTACGCCATCTAGAAATCGAACTAGTTTACCATCTGCTCAGAGAACTGTTACACCCCATAAACAACGAGCGTTAGCTAGAAAAAGTTCTCTttatagaagaaagagTAATATTCATGCAAACAAAACTCCAAGAGATATACTCAGGGTGTTAAGCCGTGCTCTGGCAAAGCAACCCATTCCCTCTCCAGCCGAAAACAGCAATGGCAGTTCCCAAAAGAAGCGTCGTAGGACATCTTCTACAATGCCGATAGCTCCTCCATTTAGAAAGAGCTTATCCAGACGCTCTTTGGAACGTAGAGACAGTACAATTTATGGGGAAGAAGCCGACTTAACTGCGCAATCTATTGAGGTACCGCGACGTTACTCTGCGAGAATGAGTGATATCTTTACGCCGGAATCTCGAAAATTAAGCAACCTGCAAAATccatttactttttccaAGACTGTGGAGAAGGAGATTAATCGTGTCCAGGAGAGCGCTCTGAGTAATTCACCCGACCAGCTCTTAGATGTTGGCGATGAAATTCCTGTATTTCGTCTTCCAATGAGTGATTATGAAACGGCTGATgccgaagaagaaacaccCTCAACACAGAGAGCCAGTATGCAAATGAACCAGTACCAAAGCCCTATATTCACACTCAACTCAgatctttttgaaaatgatgcttctttttctagaGCATCCGAAAAAGGTCGTCAATCACTACACAATCCCCCAGTCTTTGATACTCAGCCTTACGAAGATGAAGGAGGGTTTTCGGAAGTGTCGCATATAGAATCTCCTACTCCTAGAACAGTTTCGAAAGGGAGTGTTTTTCAAGAACTGGAAGAGCAGCAAACATCTGATGCTGAGTCCTCTAGAATAGATGAAATGCAAGGAATTACTTCACCAATTCAGCAGCCTGCACTAGAGGAAAGCTTTAAACAGCAGGTTCTCCCTGATGCTGAGTCCTCGAGAATAGATGAAATGCAAGGAAATACTTCACCAATTCAGCAGCCTGCACTAGAGGAAAGCTTTGAACAGCAGGTTCTCCCTGATGCTGAGTCCTCGAGAATAGATGAAATGCAAGGAAATACTTCACCGATCCAAGAACCTCCAATAGGTGATATTAGTGCAGCAAACGAAGAAGTCAATAACCATGAGAAGAACATATCCTTGTTTGATAAAGATGGTTTCAAGAAGccgaaacaaaaatatcgTAAAGCATCTTCAGCAACTTTACCTGATTCTAATATACGAAAATTAGCAAATGCgtattcaagaaaaagccTTTCATCAAGTGTCATTGAAGAACTCTCATCAGTATCCgatattttcttcaagcaAGTCGCGGAGGATCTATCGGCTTACGCAGATCATGCGCATAGAAAAACCATTGAAACCGATGATGTCTGTTTGCTTCTAAAACGACAGAGGAAGATTCACGATAAAGTTTCCCTAATGGGTCTTCAACGTTCCTATTTATCCAGGGAAATAAAGCCTTTGACTTTTAAGAAGCGTTAA
- the mug184 gene encoding DNAJ domain protein, exocytosis associated Mug184 has product MPSEAKLDTKADYYSILNVSKNATAQEIRKQYLALAFKYHPDRNYGNEITAAKKFQKVQTAYDVLKDVSKRRVYDSSYHTKTAGSFKPKSSFYSSFSSRKTSAYAAYREATKDRHSKKDYRKKFENNKNDNRSGRNDVKLKEFEYLLNGKKFCKYDPQSGIGIRIKQPSTKEGSEETAIPKVSRKKKPKSSNCQSKIDNPFLEKQPDPTKAGEDFHSSTPFLHSGYSKSPSDLEYPKFNFSHSSLETNLRGPFESKSNDGQFYKMEDNKSHTTEFRFNAVSAFSTSSDTFLNSLTDTSQRYENAPRSNDGQLFSNNFEFSTSSNPFNFPFDQQLNRSSKYCLEEQTSGSNGLPKTSTFTFNAHKNMKASYNKFIRENKNQSKKVDSMDASSTQTTGLTHNAFNLKEVSGSKFEPINNNKSNFPAPAPKTHGKHRDHECMSSCQSTGLFEGLLTNKHEQTNIFSFTGQEQSPCSSKKTAKSIGLQSSKPKTSFNFGNSSTLLSSGKEQNTRFKEFSSTNTSFDHEFFANCDNASSAFSGSPSYSTHRKTSMMDITNIEPNESDHNRRSTQSLNPKMDAVDDLCYKFQSKNKLVR; this is encoded by the exons ATGCCATCAGAAGCTAAGCTTGACACAAAAGCGGATTATTACTCCATTTT AAATGTGTCAAAAAACGCAACAGCGCAAGAAATTCGTAAACAATATCTAGCGCTCGCATTCAAATACCATCCCGATCGAAATTACGGAAATGAAATTACTGCTGCTaagaaattccaaaaagtgCAAACTGCTTATGATGTTTTAAAAGACGTATCAAAACGACGAGTATACGATTCGTCCTACCATACCAAGACTGCAGGAAGTTTTAAGCcaaaatcttccttttataGTTCATTCTCTAGTCGAAAGACTAGTGCTTATGCGGCGTATCGCGAGGCAACCAAGGATCGTCATTCTAAAAAAGACTATcgaaaaaagtttgaaaacaacaaaaatgaCAACCGATCCGGCAGAAATGATgtgaaattaaaagaatttgagTATTTGCTTAATGGtaaaaaattttgcaaGTACGATCCTCAGTCGGGTATTGGAATTCGTATTAAACAACCTTCAACTAAAGAAGGAAGTGAAGAGACTGCTATACCCAAAGTTAgcagaaagaagaaaccTAAATCTTCAAATTGTCAGTCAAAAATTGACAACCCGTTTCTAGAAAAACAACCAGATCCTACAAAGGCGGGTGAGGACTTTCATTCATCTAcgccttttcttcattctgGTTATAGTAAAAGTCCATCAGATTTGGAGTATCCGAAGTTCAATTTCTCACACTCAAGTTTGGAGACGAATTTGCGAGGACCTTTCGAATCAAAATCTAATGATGGTCAGTTTTACAAAATGGAAGACAATAAATCACATACCACGGAATTTCGTTTCAACGCAGTAAGCGCGTTTTCTACCTCTTCTGATACCTTTTTAAATTCCTTGACAGATACTAGTCAGAGGTATGAAAATGCACCAAGGAGTAATGATGGTCAATTATTTTCCAATAATTTTGAGTTTTCAACTAGTAGTAATCCGTTCAATTTCCCGTTCGATCAGCAGTTGAATAGATCTTCCAAATATTGTCTTGAAGAACAAACGAGCGGAAGTAATGGATTGCCAAAAACAAGCACGTTTACCTTTAATGCTCACAAGAATATGAAAGCTTCTTATAATAAGTTTATTCGagagaataaaaatcaatcTAAGAAGGTGGATTCAATGGATGCCTCAAGTACACAAACCACGGGTTTAACGCATAATGCCTTTAATCTGAAAGAAGTTTCAGGAAGCAAATTTGAACCCATTAAcaataataaaagtaaCTTTCCTGCTCCTGCTCCAAAGACGCACGGAAAGCATCGTGACCACGAATGCATGTCTTCTTGCCAAAGTACAGGTCTTTTCGAAGGTCTATTGACGAATAAGCATGAACAAActaatatattttcttttactgGCCAAGAACAAAGTCCTTGTAGTTCTAAAAAAACAGCTAAATCTATTGGACTTCAGTCTTCAAAGCCTAAAACgtctttcaattttgggAATTCATCGACTTTATTAAGCTCTGGCAAAGAACAAAATACCAGGTTTAAGGAGTTTTCTTCGACGAATACTTCCTTTGAtcatgaattttttgcaaattgcGATAATGCCAGTAGTGCTTTTTCTGGTTCTCCATCTTATTCTACCCATCGTAAAACAAGTATGATGGATATCACGAATATTGAGCCAAACGAATCGGATCATAATAGAAGATCCACACAGAGTCTGAACCCTAAAAT
- the mug89 gene encoding phospholipid-translocating ATPase complex Lem3 family subunit produces the protein MSDSVEESNIDHSADQTNKKSRAPPNTSFRQQRIKSWQPLLTPKTVLPLFFILGIIFGPLGGGLLYASSTVQELVVDYTDCEKMANYDNFTEIPSKKYKAAFDYSLKAKNSTPSWKLSNTHDDDLDLDIKVCNVRFTVPSVMKAPIFLYYRLTNFYQNHRRYAKSLDEKQIRGYAQNKNDVKSSGCYPLEANEEGKPYYPCGLIANSLFNDSFSMLNPIVNDEKSSKAYQLSSKNIAWASDASRFKKTKYSPSEVVPPPNWVLRYPNGYTEDNMPDLSTMEELQVWMRTAGLPTFSKLARRNDKDQLLPGTYELSIGLHFPVKEYDGTKSIVLTTRSVLGGKNPFLGIAYIVVSVVSVVLGTLFTLRHFIRPRKLADHRYLNWDSEDNNIAPRLGGL, from the exons ATGTCGGATTCTGTAGAAGAGAGCAACATTGATCATTCTGCTGATCAAACTAACAAGAAATCTCGTGCACC TCCAAACACCTCGTTTCGTCAGCAGAGAATCAAATCATGGCAGCCTTTACTAACTCCAAAAACGGTccttcctttgtttttcattttgggTATCATTTTTGGTCCATTAGGAGGCGGCCTATTATATGCGAGTTCTACCGTACAGGAATTAGTCGTTGATTATACCGATTGTGAGAAGATGGCTAATTATGATAATTTTACAGAGATACCTTCGAAAAAGTATAAAGCAGCTTTTGACTATTCcttaaaagcaaaaaattcaacACCGTCATGGAAATTATCTAACACGCACGACGACGATTTGGATCTGGATATTAAGGTCTGCAACGTTCGTTTTACTGTTCCATCTGTGATGAAAGCaccaatttttctttattaccGCTTAACCAATTTTTATCAAAATCATCGCCGTTATGCCAAGAGCttggatgaaaaacaaattcgTGGTTATGCTcagaataaaaatgatgTGAAATCTTCTGGGTGCTATCCGTTAGAGGCGAATGAAGAGGGAAAACCATACTATCCTTGTGGCTTGATTGCCAATTCATTATTTAACGactctttttcaatgttaAATCCCATTGTTAACGatgaaaaatcatcaaaagcTTATCAACTTAGCTCAAAGAACATCGCTTGGGCTTCTGATGCCAGCCGTTttaaaaaaacgaaatacAGCCCCAGCGAAGTTGTGCCTCCTCCAAACTGGGTTTTGAGATACCCTAATGGATATACAGAAGATAATATGCCTGATTTATCTACTATGGAGGAGTTACAAGTATGGATGAGAACCGCTGGATTACCGACATTTAGCAAACTCGCGAGACGCAACGACAAAGATCAATTACTTCCTGGAACTTACGAACTTAGTATCGGGCTCCATTTTCCTGTCAAAGAATACGATGGAACCAAGTCTATAGTACTTACCACTCGCTCTGTTTTAGGTGGTAAGAATCCTTTTCTCGGAATTGCCTACATTGTGGTGAGCGTTGTAAGCGTTGTTTTGGGTACATTATTTACATTACGACACTTCATCAGACCTAGAAAATTGGCAGATCATCGCTATTTGAACTGGGACTCTGAAGACAATAACATTGCTCCTCGCTTGGGTGGACTCTAA
- the far8 gene encoding SIP/FAR complex WD repeat (scaffold) subunit, striatin, Far8/Csc3, translated as MKSLHPYKREDENLEDGNPNMYTLQGVIQYLQYEAFKNERDKNIWEIEKAELKVRIASLEREKARLEQTNSFQERRNEMLEKTLNQVYKNKNVSVDKVYPLMPDFNATGTTESKSDACLRKSRDFIKKSLQEVVYLTNLQPNIRWNSLQEQTDSQEKNLSTFNSENNAQDSFLKKEVILNDATDEDFTPNDNSNKPLSDDMISDDLLEDEIMTPALPSSGDPYSAKTPKVIKRSSANTSLSDALNASQDALTQLDINEEFHFNDNSIEEHDNWKLSYEIINSAEITRCITHEPLPGSTPSFASGTDDGIIYIWTLSEKPSERIVSELSPHLSFYGHKGPVLSLCVPKATHHIFSGGHDGTIRCWKLPAISSNEPSSIPMTEATVFSGHDDCVWELLCLEKKEKNPILLSLSSDNTVRGWKYTGEQLLQILKHNKQPLSMCLVGDQLAIAWNDGFVRLYEVETQEQVDEFLIAGDSTLGDPAIKDRINRIVAKQEPNPCLYSLHENGILRVHDLKKKECICEKSVDNFALTGISFVPHASQLAVISAVGNIHVYSQDDCLSPISGPYNSKNNLTGNDNFDILWLNNSVNDKQFLVIGGKERIQAYSRSLI; from the exons aTGAAATCTCTTCATCCATATAAACGGGAGGATGAAAATTTAGAGGATGGAAATCCTAATATGTACACCTTGCAAGGTGTCATTCAATATTTACAGTACGAAGCgttcaaaaatgaaagagacaaaaatatatgggaaattgaaaaggcAGAACTCAAG GTTCGAATTGCCAGTCTTGAACGAGAAAAAGCAAGGCTGGAACAAACTAATAGTTTCCAAGAAAGACGAAACGAAATGTTAGAAAAAACTTTAAATCaagtttacaaaaacaaaaatgtttcAGTAGACAAAGTATACCCTCTCATGCCTGATTTCAATGCTACCGGCACTACAGAATCCAAGTCTGATGCATGTTTACGCAAAAGCAgagattttattaaaaa ATCTCTCCAGGAAGTTGTTTATTTAACCAACTTACAACCAAATATTCGCTGGAACAGTTTACAAGAGCAAACAGATTCacaggaaaagaatttgagTACCTTTAATTCAGAAAATAATGCCCAGGATtcgtttttaaaaaaggaggTAATCCTGAATGATGCTACTGATGAAGATTTTACACCAAATGATAATAGTAATAAGCCTTTGTCTGATGATATGATTAGTGATGATTTACTCGAAGATGAAATAATGACTCCAgctcttccttcttcagGTGATCCGTATTCCGCAAAGACACCGAAGGTTATTAAACGCTCTTCAGCCAATACCTCGTTGTCCGATGCTTTGAATGCGAGTCAAGACGCCCTGACTCAGTTGGATATTAATGAGGAGTTTCATTTCAATGACAATTCTATTGAAGAACATGACAATTGGAAACTATCGTATGAGATTATAAACTCCGCCGAAATTACTCGCTGTATCACGCATGAACCTTTACCAGGAAGCACGCCTAGTTTTGCTTCCGGTACTGATGATGgaattatatatatatggaCTCTCTCCGAAAAGCCGTCCGAACGTATTGTGAGTGAATTATCTCCTCACTTAAGTTTTTACGGTCACAAGGGTCCGGTCTTAAGTTTATGCGTACCTAAAGCTACTCATCACATCTTTAGTGGAGGTCACGACGGGACGATTCGATGCTGGAAATTACCAGCTATTTCATCAAATGAGCCGTCTTCCATTCCCATGACAGAAGCTACAGTATTTTCGGGTCATGATGATTGTGTATGGGAACTTTTATGCttagagaaaaaagaaaaaaatccgATACTTTTGTCTTTATCTTCTGATAATACGGTACGTGGCTGGAAATATACAGGAGAGCAATTGCTTCAAATTCTAAAACACAACAAGCAACCGTTGTCTATGTGTCTTGTCGGTGATCAGTTAGCAATTGCTTGGAATGATGGATTTGTTCGTCTTTATGAAGTAGAAACCCAGGAACAGGTCGATGAATTCCTGATAGCGGGTGATTCAACACTCGGAGATCCTGCAATCAAAGATCGCATTAATAGGATCGTTGCTAAGCAAGAGCCCAATCCTTGTCTGTATTCACTGCATGAGAACGGTATTTTACGAGTTCAtgatttgaagaaaaaagaatgtattTGTGAGAAAAGCGTAGATAATTTTGCTTTGACTGGCATTTCATTCGTTCCTCATGCTTCACAACTGGCTGTCATAAGTGCTGTCGGTAATATCCATGTGTACAGTCAGGATGATTGCCTTTCTCCGATTTCTGGACCATACAACTCAAAAAATAACCTTACTGGAAACGATAATTTTGATATTCTTTGGCTCAACAATTCCGTGAATGATAAGCAGTTTCTGGTAATTGGTGGTAAAGAGCGGATTCAGGCATACAGCCGATCACTAATCTAA
- the nrs1 gene encoding cytoplasmic asparagine-tRNA ligase Nrs1: MVGVEKDMAEMKIKPEAFVFVDESSGNDEVGKGTESEPFKTAIRALQAIENCTVIIRKDSSSQYEPIGTNALKKAKKGVEQAARKKTKAGENEKLAASKAIAAKEAEAKRMEAASKIVLEEPKDAPKAEKILITDSTQYREKRVVVNGWVHRMRNQKGIIFVVLRDGTGYLQSVLTGKVCEKASYDFINLGPESTIALYGVIKELPEGKSAPGNHELVVDYYDILHAAPTGEEAFTNRLNAEAEPSYLLDQRHLVIRGETASAVLKVRARVLRAMRDAFEDLRMTEVTPPCMVQTQVEGGATLFKFNYYGQDAYLTQSSQLYLEAALPALGNVYCVQESFRAEKSLTRRHLSEFTHVEAEMPFINFKEYLELLEEFICQTIDRILDDPVAAPLIKQLNPDFKKPSRPFMRLTYEDAIKYLNEHNILTSEGDHHKFGDDIAEAAERKMTDQINCPIFLTHFPVEIKSFYMQRVKERPDLTESVDCLMPNVGEIVGGSMRIFDMEELLAAYKREGIDPTPYYWFTEQRKYGTTEHGGFGLGLERFLAWLCNRYTVRECCLFPRFTERCKP; this comes from the coding sequence aTGGTGGGTGTTGAAAAGGATATGgctgaaatgaaaattaaacCAGaagcttttgtatttgttgACGAAAGTTCCGGCAACGATGAGGTTGGTAAAGGAACAGAAAGTGAACCTTTCAAGACTGCCATCCGTGCCTTGCAGGCTATCGAAAATTGTACAGTCATAATTCGcaaagattcttcttctcaaTATGAACCTATTGGCACCAATGCATTGAAGAAGGCCAAGAAAGGGGTTGAACAGGCTGCCcgtaaaaaaacaaaggctggtgaaaatgaaaagctagCCGCTAGCAAGGCCATTGCTGCCAAGGAGGCGGAGGCTAAACGGATGGAGGCTGCTTCTAAAATTGTTTTAGAAGAGCCCAAGGATGCTCCTAAGGCTGAGAAGATTTTGATTACTGATAGCACCCAATATCGCGAGAAGCGAGTTGTTGTTAACGGTTGGGTTCATCGTATGCGCAATCAAAAAGGCATTATCTTCGTTGTTTTACGTGATGGTACCGGCTACTTGCAATCCGTGTTAACCGGCAAGGTCTGCGAAAAGGCTTCTTATGATTTCATCAATTTGGGTCCTGAATCTACCATCGCTTTGTATGGTGTTATTAAGGAATTACCTGAAGGAAAGTCGGCCCCTGGTAATCACGAACTTGTCGTCGATTATTACGATATCCTTCATGCTGCTCCTACTGGTGAGGAAGCCTTCACAAACCGTTTGAACGCGGAAGCCGAACCCTCCTATTTGCTTGATCAGCGCCATCTCGTTATTCGTGGTGAAACTGCTTCTGCTGTTCTTAAGGTCCGTGCTCGTGTTTTACGTGCTATGCGTGATGCTTTTGAGGATCTTCGCATGACTGAAGTTACTCCTCCTTGCATGGTTCAGACCCAAGTTGAAGGTGGTGCTACTCTATTCAAATTTAATTATTATGGTCAGGATGCCTATTTAACTCAATCCAGTCAATTATACTTAGAGGCTGCTCTTCCAGCCTTGGGTAATGTTTACTGCGTCCAAGAAAGTTTCCGTGCCGAGAAGTCTCTTACTAGACGTCATCTTTCTGAATTTACACACGTTGAGGCTGAGATGCCTTTCATTAACTTCAAAGAATATTTAGAACTTCTTGAAGAATTTATTTGTCAGACTATTGATCGCATCCTTGACGACCCAGTTGCTGCTCCTTTGATCAAGCAGTTGAACCCTGACTTTAAGAAACCCTCCAGACCTTTTATGCGCCTTACCTATGAGGATGCTATCAAGTATCTAAATGAACACAACATCTTGACATCCGAGGGTGATCATCATAAGTTTGGTGATGACATTGCTGAGGCTGCTGAGCGCAAGATGACTGACCAAATTAACTGTCCTATTTTCCTTACTCATTTCCCTGTCGAAATTAAATCCTTTTACATGCAGCGTGTTAAGGAACGTCCAGATCTCACTGAAAGTGTAGACTGTTTGATGCCTAACGTTGGTGAAATTGTTGGTGGAAGTATGAGAATTTTCGACATGGAGGAGCTTTTGGCCGCTTATAAACGTGAGGGTATTGACCCTACCCCTTACTATTGGTTCACCGAACAACGCAAATATGGTACTACAGAACATGGCGGTTTCGGTTTGGGACTTGAACGCTTCCTTGCATGGCTGTGCAACCGCTATACTGTTCGCGAATGCTGCTTATTCCCTCGTTTCACTGAACGTTGCAAACCTTAA
- the bcp1 gene encoding thioredoxin peroxidase Bcp1, whose amino-acid sequence MTEYTASTPRRSTRLNSRDPSNSKVPIAAESVSTGAKAKESEEVINVGNLVPDLTLLNQDETPVNLPELIKSRGLVIFAYPRASTPGCTKQGCGFRDNYPQIQAADYEVFGVSFDSCKSQKSFQTKQNFPYDLLSDPEGVLIERLGAKKPDGKLFRSHWIFEKGSGKCLVKEIDISPLDSVDKAFQVITGSIV is encoded by the coding sequence ATGACTGAGTACACTGCATCTACTCCTAGACGTTCTACACGTTTGAATTCGAGGGATCCTTCAAATTCCAAAGTTCCTATTGCTGCCGAGTCTGTAAGCACTGGGGCAAAAGCGAAGGAATCAGAAGAAGTTATTAATGTAGGTAATTTGGTTCCCGACCTTACTCTTCTCAATCAAGACGAGACCCCAGTAAACCTTCCAGAACTGATAAAATCTCGCGGACTTGTCATCTTTGCTTATCCCAGAGCTAGTACGCCAGGATGTACAAAGCAAGGTTGTGGATTTCGTGATAATTATCCACAGATACAGGCCGCCGACTATGAAGTATTCGGTGTATCCTTTGATTCATGTAAATCTCAAAAGAGTTTTCAAACAAAGCAGAACTTTCCTTACGATTTGCTATCGGACCCTGAAGGTGTTTTAATTGAACGTCTTGGTGCAAAAAAACCAGATGGAAAATTGTTCCGTAGCCATTGGATCTTTGAAAAGGGGTCAGGAAAGTGTCTTGTCAAGGAAATTGATATCTCTCCTCTTGACAGCGTTGATAAAGCTTTCCAGGTAATTACTGGCTCTATTGTTTAA